From one Drosophila subpulchrella strain 33 F10 #4 breed RU33 chromosome 3L, RU_Dsub_v1.1 Primary Assembly, whole genome shotgun sequence genomic stretch:
- the LOC119555413 gene encoding gustatory receptor for sugar taste 61a — protein sequence MSKTSDNILKHLKVRRQKQKAILAMRWRCAQGGLEFEQLDTFYRAIRPYLCVAQFFGIMPLSNILSRDPQDVKFKVRSFGLGVTGLFLLLGGIKTLIGANVLFKAGLNAKNMVGLVFLIVGMVNWLNFVGFARSWSHIMLPWSSLDILMLFPPYKRCKRSLRSKVNVIILSVGVLAVGDHMLYYASGYCSYSMHVWQCYSNQSQITFDIYLEKEFSDIMFLLPLNVFSMCYGFWLNGSFTFLWNFMDIFIMITSIGLAQRFQQFAERVGALEGRHVPDALWYDIRRDHIRLCELTSLVDASMSNIVFVSCANNVYVICNQALAIFTKLRHPINYVYFWYSLIFLLARTSLVFMTASKIHDASLLPLKSLYLVPSGDWTQEVQRFADQLTSEFVGLSGYRLYYLTRKSLFGMLATLVTYELMLLQMDAKSHKGLRCG from the exons ATGTCGAAGACGTCGGATAACATCCTGAAGCACCTGAAGGTGCGTCGCCAAAAACAAAAGGCTATTTTGGCCATGCGATGGCGATGTGCCCAGGGAGGATTGGAGTTCGAGCAACTGGACACCTTTTATAGAGCCATCAGGCCAT ATCTTTGTGTGGCCCAGTTTTTCGGCATTATGCCTTTGTCCAATATCCTGAGTCGCGATCCCCAGGACGTAAAGTTCAAAGTGAGGAGTTTTGGCCTGGGAGTCACTGGTCTCTTCCTCTTACTCGGTGGAATAAAGACCTTAATCGGTGCAAATGTTCTCTTCAAGGCTGGactaaatgccaaaaatatgg TTGGCTTGGTTTTCCTTATCGTGGGCATGGTCAACTGGCTGAACTTCGTGGGATTCGCTCGGTCCTGGTCGCATATAATGTTACCCTGGAGCTCCTTGGATATACTGATGCTATTCCCTCCCTATAAACGTTGCAAGCGGAGCCTTCGGTCAAAGGTCAACGTGATTATACTAAGCGTGGGAGTTTTGGCAGTGG GGGATCATATGCTGTACTATGCCTCTGGATATTGCAGTTACAGCATGCACGTTTGGCAGTGCTATTCGAACCAGTCACAGATTACCTTCGACATTTATTTGGAGAAGGAGTTTTCGGACATAATGTTTCTCCTGCCTCTTAACGTTTTCTCTATGTGCTATGGATTT TGGTTAAACGGATCATTTACCTTTTTATGGAACTTTATGGACATCTTCATAATGATTACTAGTATAGGATTGGCACAAAGATTTCAGCAATTTGCTGAGAGAGTGGGCGCTTTGGAGGGACGT CATGTTCCGGATGCCCTGTGGTACGATATCCGACGGGATCACATACGGCTGTGTGAGCTGACCAGTTTGGTGGATGCCAGCATGTCGAATATAGTCTTCGTATCCTGTGCGAATAATGTATATGTGATCTGTAACCAGGCACTAGCTATTTTCAC CAAACTACGACATCCCATTAACTATGTGTACTTCTGGTACTCGCTGATCTTCCTGCTGGCCAGGACAAGTCTTGTTTTCATGACCGCCTCTAAAATACACGATGCCTCGCTTTTGCCCCTAAAATCCTTGTACCTGGTGCCCAGTGGTGACTGGACCCAGGAAGTCCAGAGATTCGCTGATCAGCTGACCAGCGAATTTGTTGGACTGTCGGGCTATCGTCTGTACTATTTGACAAGAAAGAGTCTCTTTGGG ATGCTGGCCACCCTGGTCACATATGAGCTTATGCTGCTCCAAATGGATGCAAAGAGCCACAAGGGTCTACGCTGcggttaa
- the LOC119554354 gene encoding bifunctional peptidase and arginyl-hydroxylase JMJD5 isoform X1, translating into MDSTFLELTKLLPRWVDIENVIQGEVEARYILKTATDYMENFQSKGNSGEEETRYLICALVDRNWERIHTGHFSRVPLNTRKIYAIGCYFKIFFLLLESSSPAQKELCSGILDEAQLLGSMEDWSELKVALMDYLDKGRPENSGTLPILESLKRISCTCDIPQLEAPSLQEFQTKCFQAGQPTLLLNTIQHWPALHKWLDLNYLLQVAGHRTVPIEIGSNYASDEWSQQLVKISDFLKRQFGGDRSKSHQDIEYLAQHELFSQIPALKGDISIPDYCSISKEDPPGAVDIKAWLGPAGTISPMHYDAKHNLLCQVFGSKRIILAAPEDTENLYPHESEFLANTSQIDVSQLDLDTYPLVEKVKFYHLLLQPGDCLYMPPKWWHYVRSEAPSFSVSFWWE; encoded by the exons ATGGATTCTACGTTTTTGGAGCTGACGAAGCTGCTTCCCCGATGGGTGGATATAGAAAATGTGATTCAGGGCGAAGTCGAGGCACGCTACATACTCAAAACAGCCACGGATTACATGGAGAACTTCCAATCTAAAGGAAATTCCGGGGAAGAGGAGACCAGATACCTTATATGTGCTTTAGTGGATAGAAACTGGGAACGCATACACACAGGACACTTCAGCAGGGTTCCTTTAAATACCAGGAAGATATACGCCATAGGTTGCTACTTTAAG ATTTTTTTCCTACTTCTTGAGAGCTCGAGTCCTGCTCAAAAGGAGCTATGCAGTGGGATCCTGGATGAGGCTCAACTATTAGGCTCCATGGAGGATTGGAGCGAACTAAAAGTCGCCTTGATGGATTACCTGGATAAGGGGAGACCGGAAAATTCCGGAACCCTGCCAATTCTGGAGTCATTAAAACGAATATCCTGCACCTGTGATATACCTCAACTAGAAGCTCCCAGCTTACAAGAGTTCCAAACAAAGTGCTTTCAGGCAGGACAACCCACACTCCTTCTAAACACCATCCAACATTGGCCTGCTCTGCATAAGTGGTTAGATCTCAATTACCTTCTCCAAGTGGCTGGGCATCGCACGGTGCCCATAGAAATAGGTTCCAATTATGCCAGCGATGAGTGGTCGCAGCAGCTGGTGAAGATCAGCGACTTCTTAAAAAGGCAATTCGGGGGGGATAGGAGTAAGAGCCACCAGGACATCGAATATCTCGCCCAGCACGAACTCTTCTCCCAGATACCAGCTCTCAAAGGAGACATATCCATTCCCGACTACTGTTCCATAAGCAAAGAGGATCCCCCGGGAGCTGTGGACATAAAGGCCTGGCTGGGACCAGCTGGTACCATATCACCGATGCATTACGATGCCAAGCATAACTTACTATGCCAAGTATTCGGCTCCAAGAGGATTATATTGGCTGCTCCCGAAGATACCGAGAATCTGTATCCCCACGAAAGCGAGTTTCTAGCTAATACATCCCAAATAGATGTCTCTCAACTGGATCTGGACACATACCCTTTAGTGGAGAAGGTCAAGTTCTACCACTTGCTCCTTCAACCTGGCGACTGTTTGTACATGCCACCCAAATGGTGGCACTATGTGAGATCTGAGGCCCCCAGCTTCTCTGTAAGCTTCTGGTGGGAGTAG
- the LOC119554354 gene encoding bifunctional peptidase and arginyl-hydroxylase JMJD5 isoform X2, translated as MEDWSELKVALMDYLDKGRPENSGTLPILESLKRISCTCDIPQLEAPSLQEFQTKCFQAGQPTLLLNTIQHWPALHKWLDLNYLLQVAGHRTVPIEIGSNYASDEWSQQLVKISDFLKRQFGGDRSKSHQDIEYLAQHELFSQIPALKGDISIPDYCSISKEDPPGAVDIKAWLGPAGTISPMHYDAKHNLLCQVFGSKRIILAAPEDTENLYPHESEFLANTSQIDVSQLDLDTYPLVEKVKFYHLLLQPGDCLYMPPKWWHYVRSEAPSFSVSFWWE; from the coding sequence ATGGAGGATTGGAGCGAACTAAAAGTCGCCTTGATGGATTACCTGGATAAGGGGAGACCGGAAAATTCCGGAACCCTGCCAATTCTGGAGTCATTAAAACGAATATCCTGCACCTGTGATATACCTCAACTAGAAGCTCCCAGCTTACAAGAGTTCCAAACAAAGTGCTTTCAGGCAGGACAACCCACACTCCTTCTAAACACCATCCAACATTGGCCTGCTCTGCATAAGTGGTTAGATCTCAATTACCTTCTCCAAGTGGCTGGGCATCGCACGGTGCCCATAGAAATAGGTTCCAATTATGCCAGCGATGAGTGGTCGCAGCAGCTGGTGAAGATCAGCGACTTCTTAAAAAGGCAATTCGGGGGGGATAGGAGTAAGAGCCACCAGGACATCGAATATCTCGCCCAGCACGAACTCTTCTCCCAGATACCAGCTCTCAAAGGAGACATATCCATTCCCGACTACTGTTCCATAAGCAAAGAGGATCCCCCGGGAGCTGTGGACATAAAGGCCTGGCTGGGACCAGCTGGTACCATATCACCGATGCATTACGATGCCAAGCATAACTTACTATGCCAAGTATTCGGCTCCAAGAGGATTATATTGGCTGCTCCCGAAGATACCGAGAATCTGTATCCCCACGAAAGCGAGTTTCTAGCTAATACATCCCAAATAGATGTCTCTCAACTGGATCTGGACACATACCCTTTAGTGGAGAAGGTCAAGTTCTACCACTTGCTCCTTCAACCTGGCGACTGTTTGTACATGCCACCCAAATGGTGGCACTATGTGAGATCTGAGGCCCCCAGCTTCTCTGTAAGCTTCTGGTGGGAGTAG
- the LOC119554355 gene encoding B-cell receptor-associated protein 31: MSLVWTLIAGFLYAEIALVLLLVLPVASPYKWNRLFKSKFLSMLGQQAHLYFFLIMGLLVIFLLEAIREMRKYSNYEQSGEVHLNVEMQHSMKLFRAQRNFYISGFAIFLVLVIRRLVSLVSAQANLLAQSEASMKQAQSATAAARSLMEDKKTEKAKEAGEDTTLIELNKLRERVQELTGDLNREKKDKEAVKSQAESLNREYDRLTEEFSKLQKKITIGGAGNKDD; the protein is encoded by the exons atgagTTTGGTTTGGACTTTGATCGCTGGATTCCTCTACGCGGAAATCGCCCTGGTCCTTCTTCTGGTCCTGCCCGTGGCAAGTCCCTACAAATGGAACCGCCTCTTCAAGTCCAAGTTCCTGTCCATGCTGGGCCAGCAGGCGCACTTATACTTCTTCCTGATCATGGGACTCCTCGTCATCTTCCTCCTGGAGGCCATTCGCGAGATGAGGAAGTACTCCAACTATGAGCAGAGCGGAGAGGTGCACCTGAACGTGGAGATGCAGCACAGCATGAAGCTGTTCCGCGCCCAGAGGAACTTCTACATCTCCGGGTTCGCCATCTTCCTGGTCCTGGTCATCCGGCGACTGGTCTCCCTGGTTTCAGCCCAGGCCAACCTGCTCGCCCAGAGCGAGGCCTCCATGAAGCAGGCCCAAAGTGCCACCGCGGCCGCCAGGTCGCTGATGGAGGACAAGAAGACCGAGAAGGCCAAGGAAGCCGGCGAGGACACCACTTTGATCGAG CTCAACAAGCTGCGCGAACGCGTCCAGGAGCTCACCGGCGATCTGAACCGCGAGAAGAAGGACAAGGAGGCGGTCAAGTCACAGGCCGAGAGCCTCAACCGCGAGTACGACCGACTCACCGAGGAGTTCAGCAAGCTGCAGAAGAAGATCACCATCGGCGGAGCCGGAAACAAGGATGATTAA
- the LOC119554940 gene encoding protein DPCD yields MSYQNWLNYLQSAEKNSMMSGRARKVLYKFPDGRQMAEEYNMDTGIVQRRAWKSKSNKIMGESDWEIELGEEPRQLNWSGNKSQGVGDDADSISGGDFTLRESNTAPLLTKRITKKNIEWRIRNMPYSLDIYNVTADPEKRAIIVRTSNKKYYKVIPIPDLDRCGVKPAQESLSVHHQFNTLIITYQKPAILCEMEAQVLLLLKNVETETDMDDLLKGLMAK; encoded by the coding sequence ATGTCCTACCAGAACTGGCTGAACTACCTGCAGTCGGCGGAGAAGAACTCCATGATGAGCGGGCGGGCACGCAAGGTGCTCTATAAGTTTCCGGACGGCAGGCAAATGGCCGAGGAGTACAACATGGACACGGGAATCGTGCAGAGGAGGGCCTGGAAGTCCAAGAGCAACAAGATAATGGGCGAGTCGGACTGGGAAATCGAACTGGGCGAGGAGCCCCGTCAGCTGAATTGGTCGGGAAACAAATCTCAGGGCGTTGGCGACGATGCAGACTCGATTTCTGGCGGGGATTTCACCCTGCGGGAGAGCAACACTGCTCCCCTCCTCACCAAACGGATCACCAAGAAGAACATCGAGTGGCGCATCCGCAACATGCCATATTCCCTGGACATCTACAATGTAACCGCCGATCCTGAAAAGCGCGCCATAATCGTGCGCACCTCGAACAAGAAGTACTACAAAGTGATCCCCATTCCGGACCTGGACCGCTGTGGGGTCAAACCCGCGCAGGAGAGCCTCTCTGTGCACCACCAGTTCAACACCCTGATTATAACTTACCAGAAGCCAGCCATCCTCTGCGAAATGGAGGCCCAGGTCCTGCTCCTACTCAAAAATGTCGAAACCGAAACGGACATGGATGACCTGCTCAAGGGTCTGATGGCCAAATAA
- the LOC119554941 gene encoding uncharacterized protein LOC119554941 codes for MDCAPLNLAHFHERRSERFIRNHRYEEAIKALETSLIYMQDAQKRVALPKSKEVLDTLTLDFHRKLRQIEMRKTQHGLNKLKDFAPLKETSPMLPLRPENGTSGAGGSAQSVAKAIDKTVQDFDAKFTSSLVTRAPNSLANSEPQMETLKRSDPAKDEDERDPYDHRLKGSGDLDLPSLAPLELPSFDYSLFTSSSAPSLASYAGMAESFQK; via the exons ATGGACTGCGCACCCCTTAATTTG GCCCACTTCCACGAGCGAAGGTCGGAGCGATTTATACGCAATCATCGCTACGAGGAGGCCATAAAAGCCCTGGAAACCTCGCTTATTTACATGCAGGATGCCCAAAAACGAGTGGCTCTGCCCAAATCCAAGGAAGTTCTGGACACATTGACCCTGGACTTCCATCGAAAACTGCGTCAAATTGAGATGAGGAAAACCCAGCACGGCTTGAACAAGCTGAAGGACTTTGCACCCTTAAAGGAAACCAGTCCCATGTTGCCTCTCCGCCCGGAAAACGGAACCAGTGGAGCTGGAGGATCTGCGCAGTCGGTGGCCAAGGCGATCGACAAAACAGTCCAGGATTTCGATGCCAAGTTTACCTCTTCCTTGGTGACAAGGGCCCCCAACTCATTGGCCAACTCGGAGCCCCAAATGGAGACGCTGAAGAGGAGCGACCCTGCCAAGGATGAGGATGAACGAGACCCATATGACCACCGACTGAAGGGCAGCGGGGATCTGGACTTGCCCTCTCTGGCTCCCTTGGAGTTGCCCTCCTTCGATTATAGCCTGTTCACCAGCTCGTCCGCTCCTTCGCTGGCCAGTTATGCAGGCATGGCCGAGAGTTTCCAGAAATAG
- the LOC119553369 gene encoding UPF0415 protein C7orf25 homolog codes for MEEKSDQEKLYEEAYKKVKLGEELKKALIDFEELPGVSKVQRKIQQELKFLNKVVTTKTVKEHHITSSNFVYYDFLIKTLRLQQGVVDINAVFRLESRDNPLRVDIVANNGLKWVKVIARNSKSVEDAARGCVSIGARSVLDQAEDYLEASELSFCMFQRPKIVFYFSNKIEDSLHEELLEMGVQTASLDSPDSDLDQYDTTSNELNLDVTTLLAYVSALTNGSANWVYKEPLLTEQAERERASPLKPLLEKILEGKTLVCCQLAYDAFQSILDIVGGEGERKRADELMKRVTVFPDVETIPEEFSHIRFTANVNERSLKIFSFGMARQIFTVTSNKAFVRSAKMQGINVPVFVHASVALTEGKQATGRPL; via the exons ATGGAGGAGAAGTCGGATCAGGAAAAGCTTTACGAGGAAGCCTACAAGAAGGTTAAATTGGGCGAGGAACTGAAAAAGGCGCTTATAGACTTCGAAGAGCTTCCGGGAGTCAGCAAAGTGCAGAGAAAAATTCAACAGGAACTAAAGTTTCTAAATAAG GTGGTTACCACAAAGACCGTTAAGGAACACCACATCACCAGCAGTAACTTCGTCTACTACGATTTCCTGATCAAAACTCTGCGCTTGCAACAAGGAGTGGTCGATATTAATGCCGTTTTCCGGTTGGAATCTAGAGACAATCCTCTGAGGGTCGATATAGTGGCCAATAATGGTCTGAAATGGGTAAAGGTGATAGCCAGGAACTCGAAATCCGTGGAGGATGCCGCCAGGGGATGTGTGAGCATCGGAGCCCGGAGTGTTTTGGACCAGGCGGAGGATTACCTGGAGGCCAGTGAACTTAGTTTCTGCATGTTCCAGAGGCCCAAG ATAGTATTTTACTTCTCCAACAAAATAGAGGACTCTTTGCATGAGGAACTCCTGGAAATGGGGGTGCAAACAGCTTCCTTGGACTCACCCGACAGTGATTTGGATCAGTATGACACCACCTCGAACGAATTGAATCTGGATGTGACCACTTTACTGGCCTATGTAAGTGCCCTGACCAATGGGTCGGCCAATTGGGTCTACAAGGAGCCCCTCCTCACTGAACAAGCAGAAAGGGAAAGAGCCTCGCCGCTAAAGCCGCTTCTGGAGAAAATCCTTGAGGGAAAGACCCTGGTCTGCTGCCAATTAGCCTACGATGCCTTCCAAAGTATTTTAGATATTGTCGGCGGCGAGGGCGAGAGAAAACGCGCCGATGAACTGATGAAAAGGGTCACCGTGTTTCCGGATGTTGAAACCATACCCGAGGAATTCTCCCACATACGTTTCACTGCCAATGTGAACGAGCGAAGTCTGAAAATATTTAGTTTCGGCATGGCCAGACAAATTTTTACCGTGACTTCGAATAAGGCCTTTGTAAGATCAGCTAAAATGCAG GGTATCAACGTGCCTGTGTTTGTCCACGCTTCTGTCGCCCTAACTGAGGGTAAACAGGCCACAGGAAGACCCCTTTAA